Proteins encoded together in one Micromonospora auratinigra window:
- a CDS encoding phosphodiester glycosidase family protein, which produces MRTRSRSARLAGVLLLTPALALVGPAPAGVAAPVPVPATPAEDAPAASSRPDPAVTLATAPQGTATGLEPAGGLETAKTTRPVAPGLDLTSFDRYDAAGWLRADALTADLSGGVTVDYVNSGAVTRDEPLRAAVDRSRAVAAVNGDFFDINNSGAAQGVGIRSGELIQSPVAGHPNAATISAEGLGRIVQVGFEGSAALPAGPVPLTQFNNMVQRDGVGVFTPLWGAYPRLRAVSGAARVVEVTVTGGRVATVAGTAGEGPIPAGTTVLLGREAGADALAALRPGDPVDLTWRPKASDGGSPRAAVGGGNVLVRDGVVQSIADATLAPRTSVGFSADGRKMIMLTVDGRQVDSRGVTLTEMGRMMVELGAANALNLDGGGSSTLLAREPGAATVQVENSPSDGSERPVPNGLAIYAPEGSGRLTGYWLETAGDPTAAPGVAPIRGGRPDRVFPGLTRRLTAAGYDETYGPAAGAPQWRANPADRGTVDDRGVFRAGRSGRSTVTAWRDEARGTLDLTVLGPLDRIDATVDRLGLTARGDAGLFGVVGFDGEGNTAPIEPADLRLEYDHELLAVTPRADGNLDVKALGDSGSALLTVHVGDRSTVLPVTVGLTDVPVAGFDDAASWTFSQARAAGSVAPAPGHTGTGLKMSYDFGQSTGTRAAYADPPAWIPVPGQPQAFGMWIKGNGTGEWPSLHLHDAQDTQIVLRGPYVTWTGWKYVEFAVPPGVQYPVRVRRFYVAETDPAKQYRSEIVIDDLVARVPPTVAAPAEENRTDRVVLRDGTVDGAPWRFAVMSDAQFVAADPDSDLVAQARRTLREIKAAKPDLLVIDGDFVDTAYPADFALAKRILDEELGGELPYWYVPGNHEIMGAPIGNFRSVFGDTSRVADHRGTRFVTLSTATGSLRGGGFDQVELLRRTLDAAATDPAVGSVTVLFHHPPRDPSPAKASQLLDRKEAALVEQWLADFQHRTGKGALLVNGHVGTFHADRVDGVPYVINGNSGKNPSTPPELGGFTGWTEFGVDPVTPQEAERARRDPLAEGPDWVRAEFHAHVDRLTLAAPGDVAVGVPARVTATLLQPGGRTVPVSAPVSADWSGSPNLHIGTADGVKPWHVARFDPASGTLTALRPGAQVLLAVTVNGVRAEATVTLTAARAPAA; this is translated from the coding sequence ATGCGTACCCGCAGTCGATCCGCCCGTCTCGCCGGCGTCCTGCTGCTGACGCCGGCGCTCGCCCTGGTCGGGCCCGCGCCGGCCGGCGTCGCGGCGCCGGTGCCCGTGCCGGCCACGCCCGCCGAGGACGCCCCGGCGGCCTCCTCCCGGCCGGACCCGGCGGTCACCCTCGCCACCGCCCCGCAGGGCACCGCCACCGGCCTGGAGCCGGCCGGTGGCCTGGAGACCGCGAAGACCACCCGACCGGTCGCCCCCGGGCTCGACCTGACCTCCTTCGACCGGTACGACGCGGCCGGCTGGCTGCGCGCCGACGCGCTCACCGCCGACCTCTCCGGCGGGGTGACCGTGGACTACGTGAACTCCGGCGCGGTGACCAGGGACGAGCCGCTGCGGGCGGCGGTCGACCGGTCCCGCGCGGTCGCCGCCGTCAACGGCGACTTCTTCGACATCAACAACTCGGGGGCGGCGCAGGGCGTCGGCATCCGCTCCGGCGAGCTGATCCAGTCGCCGGTCGCCGGGCACCCCAACGCCGCCACGATCAGCGCCGAAGGGCTGGGCCGGATCGTCCAGGTCGGCTTCGAGGGCAGCGCGGCCCTGCCGGCCGGCCCGGTCCCGCTGACCCAGTTCAACAACATGGTGCAGCGCGACGGGGTGGGGGTCTTCACCCCGCTCTGGGGCGCGTACCCCCGGCTGCGGGCGGTGAGCGGCGCGGCCCGCGTGGTCGAGGTGACGGTGACCGGCGGCCGGGTCGCGACCGTGGCCGGCACGGCCGGCGAGGGGCCGATCCCGGCAGGGACGACCGTGCTGCTCGGCCGGGAGGCGGGCGCGGACGCCCTGGCGGCGCTGCGCCCCGGTGACCCGGTCGACCTGACCTGGCGGCCGAAGGCGTCCGACGGCGGCAGCCCCCGGGCGGCGGTGGGCGGCGGCAACGTGCTGGTCCGCGACGGCGTGGTGCAGAGCATCGCCGACGCGACCCTGGCGCCGCGCACCTCGGTCGGCTTCTCCGCCGACGGGCGCAAAATGATCATGTTGACGGTGGACGGCCGGCAGGTCGACAGCCGGGGCGTCACCCTGACCGAGATGGGCCGGATGATGGTCGAGCTGGGCGCGGCGAACGCGCTGAACCTCGACGGCGGTGGCTCGTCGACCCTGCTGGCCCGCGAGCCGGGCGCGGCGACGGTCCAGGTGGAGAACAGCCCGTCCGACGGCAGCGAGCGGCCGGTGCCGAACGGCCTGGCCATCTACGCGCCCGAGGGCAGCGGCCGGCTCACCGGGTACTGGCTGGAGACCGCCGGCGACCCGACCGCCGCGCCGGGCGTCGCGCCGATCCGGGGTGGCCGCCCCGACCGGGTCTTCCCCGGCCTCACCCGCCGGCTCACCGCGGCCGGCTACGACGAGACGTACGGCCCGGCCGCCGGCGCGCCGCAGTGGCGGGCCAACCCCGCCGACCGGGGCACCGTGGACGACCGGGGGGTGTTCCGGGCCGGCCGGTCCGGCCGCAGCACCGTCACCGCCTGGCGGGACGAGGCGCGTGGCACCCTCGACCTGACCGTGCTCGGTCCGCTGGACCGGATCGACGCCACCGTGGACCGGCTCGGCCTGACCGCCCGGGGCGACGCCGGCCTCTTCGGCGTGGTCGGCTTCGACGGCGAGGGGAACACCGCGCCGATCGAGCCCGCCGACCTGCGCCTGGAGTACGACCACGAGCTGCTCGCGGTCACCCCGAGGGCGGACGGCAACCTCGACGTCAAGGCGCTCGGCGACAGCGGCTCCGCCCTGCTCACCGTCCACGTCGGAGACCGCAGCACGGTGCTGCCGGTGACGGTCGGCCTGACCGACGTGCCGGTGGCCGGCTTCGACGACGCCGCATCGTGGACGTTCAGCCAGGCCCGCGCCGCCGGCTCGGTCGCCCCCGCGCCCGGCCACACCGGCACCGGCCTGAAGATGTCGTACGACTTCGGCCAGTCCACCGGGACCCGGGCCGCGTACGCGGACCCGCCGGCCTGGATCCCGGTCCCCGGCCAGCCGCAGGCGTTCGGGATGTGGATCAAGGGCAACGGCACCGGGGAGTGGCCGAGCCTGCACCTGCACGACGCCCAGGACACCCAGATCGTGCTCCGCGGCCCGTACGTGACCTGGACCGGCTGGAAGTACGTCGAGTTCGCGGTGCCGCCCGGCGTGCAGTACCCGGTCCGGGTGCGCCGGTTCTACGTGGCCGAGACCGACCCGGCCAAGCAGTACCGCAGCGAGATCGTCATCGACGACCTGGTGGCCCGGGTGCCGCCGACCGTGGCCGCGCCGGCCGAGGAGAACCGCACCGACCGGGTGGTGCTGCGCGACGGCACGGTGGACGGCGCGCCCTGGCGCTTCGCCGTCATGTCCGACGCCCAGTTCGTCGCCGCCGACCCGGACAGCGACCTGGTCGCCCAGGCCCGCCGTACGCTGCGCGAGATCAAGGCGGCGAAGCCGGACCTCCTGGTCATCGACGGGGACTTCGTGGACACCGCGTACCCGGCGGACTTCGCGCTGGCCAAGCGGATCCTGGACGAGGAACTCGGCGGCGAGCTGCCGTACTGGTACGTGCCGGGCAACCACGAGATCATGGGCGCCCCGATCGGCAACTTCCGCAGCGTCTTCGGCGACACCTCGCGGGTCGCCGACCACCGGGGCACCCGGTTCGTCACGCTGAGCACCGCCACCGGCTCGCTGCGCGGCGGCGGGTTCGACCAGGTGGAGCTGCTGCGGCGGACCCTGGACGCGGCGGCCACCGACCCGGCCGTGGGCTCGGTGACGGTGCTCTTCCACCACCCGCCCCGCGACCCCAGCCCGGCCAAGGCCAGCCAGCTCCTCGACCGCAAGGAAGCGGCCCTGGTGGAGCAGTGGCTGGCCGACTTCCAGCACCGCACGGGCAAGGGCGCGCTGCTGGTCAACGGCCACGTGGGCACCTTCCACGCGGACCGGGTGGACGGCGTGCCGTACGTGATCAACGGCAACTCGGGCAAGAACCCGTCCACCCCGCCGGAGCTGGGCGGCTTCACCGGGTGGACCGAGTTCGGGGTGGACCCGGTGACCCCGCAGGAGGCCGAGCGGGCCCGCCGCGACCCGCTCGCCGAGGGCCCCGACTGGGTCCGGGCCGAGTTCCACGCCCACGTCGACCGGCTCACCCTGGCCGCGCCGGGCGACGTCGCGGTCGGCGTCCCGGCGCGGGTCACCGCCACACTGCTCCAGCCCGGCGGCCGT
- the rho gene encoding transcription termination factor Rho — protein MSDTTDVTSDVSNVAGDATTAAPTRRRRSGTGLSAMLLPELQSLAASLGISGTARMRKGELISAITERQGGAAAGTPRPRAEVAAAAAPAREEVHAEVREERTQAERRPAEQAPAAEATEGRTRTRRGRAAAATTEARPAETRTEEAPAEAGERAERGEGRGRERAERTDRTERAERTERGDRGERAERAERGERNERAGERNERAGERNERAGERNERAERAERGGERADRGDRAERGGDRAERGERGGDRAERNERADRGDRNDRGDRNDRGDRNDRGDRNDRGDRNDRGPRVERDNDDDDEGGGRRGRRSRFRDRRRGRGDRIEGGDGGGGGREPQVGEDDVLVPVAGIIDVLDNYAFVRTTGYLAGPNDVYVSMSQIKKYGLRRGDAITGAVRAAREGGEQRRDKYNPLVRLDTINGMEPDEAKRRPEFYKLTPLYPQERLRLETEPHILTTRVIDLVMPIGKGQRALIVSPPKAGKTMVLQAIANAITRNNPECHLMVVLVDERPEEVTDMQRSVKGEVIAATFDRPPQDHTTVAELAIERAKRLVELGHDVVVLLDSVTRLGRSYNLAAPASGRIMSGGIDSTALYPPKRFLGAARNIENGGSLTILATALVETGSMADTVIFEEFKGTGNAELKLDRKIADKRVFPAIDINPSGTRKEEVLLAPEELAIIHKLRKVLHSLDSQAALDLLLDRLKQSRTNIEFLMQIAKSTPGE, from the coding sequence CGTAAGGGCGAGCTGATCAGCGCGATCACCGAGCGGCAGGGCGGCGCCGCCGCCGGAACCCCTCGACCGCGGGCCGAGGTCGCGGCCGCGGCCGCTCCCGCCCGTGAAGAGGTGCACGCCGAGGTCCGCGAGGAGCGGACCCAGGCCGAGCGCCGTCCCGCCGAGCAGGCGCCGGCCGCCGAGGCGACCGAGGGTCGTACCCGGACCCGTCGGGGCCGGGCCGCTGCCGCCACCACCGAGGCGCGGCCGGCGGAGACCCGGACCGAGGAGGCTCCCGCCGAGGCCGGCGAGCGGGCCGAGCGCGGCGAGGGCCGGGGCCGCGAGCGTGCGGAGCGCACCGACCGCACCGAGCGCGCGGAGCGCACCGAGCGGGGCGACCGCGGCGAGCGGGCCGAGCGGGCCGAGCGCGGCGAGCGTAACGAGCGCGCCGGCGAGCGTAACGAGCGCGCCGGCGAGCGTAACGAGCGCGCCGGCGAGCGTAACGAGCGCGCCGAGCGGGCCGAGCGTGGCGGCGAGCGGGCCGACCGCGGGGACCGGGCCGAGCGTGGCGGGGACCGGGCCGAGCGCGGTGAGCGCGGGGGTGACCGCGCCGAGCGTAACGAGCGGGCCGACCGCGGTGACCGCAACGACCGCGGGGACCGGAACGACCGGGGCGACCGGAACGACCGGGGTGACCGCAACGACCGGGGTGACCGCAACGACCGCGGGCCGCGCGTCGAGCGGGACAACGACGACGACGACGAGGGCGGCGGCCGGCGCGGCCGGCGCAGCCGGTTCCGGGACCGTCGGCGGGGCCGGGGCGACCGGATCGAGGGCGGCGACGGCGGCGGTGGCGGCCGCGAGCCGCAGGTCGGCGAGGACGACGTGCTCGTCCCGGTGGCCGGCATCATCGACGTCCTCGACAACTACGCCTTCGTGCGGACCACCGGCTACCTGGCCGGCCCGAACGACGTGTACGTGTCGATGTCCCAGATCAAGAAGTACGGCCTGCGCCGCGGTGACGCCATCACCGGCGCGGTGCGGGCGGCCCGGGAGGGCGGCGAGCAGCGGCGCGACAAGTACAACCCGCTGGTCCGGCTCGACACCATCAACGGGATGGAGCCGGACGAGGCGAAGCGTCGTCCGGAGTTCTACAAGCTCACTCCGCTGTACCCGCAGGAGCGGCTGCGGCTGGAGACCGAGCCGCACATCCTGACCACGCGGGTCATCGACCTGGTGATGCCGATCGGCAAGGGGCAGCGGGCGCTGATCGTGTCGCCGCCGAAGGCCGGTAAGACCATGGTGCTGCAGGCGATCGCGAACGCGATCACCCGCAACAACCCGGAGTGCCACCTGATGGTGGTGCTGGTCGACGAGCGGCCGGAAGAGGTCACCGACATGCAGCGGTCGGTGAAGGGCGAGGTCATCGCGGCCACGTTCGACCGTCCGCCGCAGGACCACACCACGGTGGCGGAGCTGGCGATCGAGCGGGCGAAGCGCCTGGTCGAGCTGGGCCACGACGTGGTCGTGCTGCTCGACTCGGTGACCCGGCTCGGTCGGTCGTACAACCTGGCGGCGCCGGCCAGCGGCCGGATCATGTCGGGTGGTATCGACTCCACCGCGCTCTACCCGCCGAAGCGGTTCCTGGGTGCGGCCCGCAACATCGAGAACGGCGGCTCGCTGACCATCCTCGCCACCGCGCTGGTGGAGACCGGGTCCATGGCGGACACGGTCATCTTCGAGGAGTTCAAGGGCACCGGTAACGCCGAGCTCAAGCTGGACCGGAAGATCGCCGACAAGCGGGTCTTCCCGGCGATCGACATCAACCCCTCCGGCACCCGCAAGGAGGAGGTCCTGCTCGCGCCGGAGGAGCTGGCGATCATCCACAAGCTCCGCAAGGTGCTGCACTCGCTGGACTCGCAGGCGGCGCTCGACCTCCTGCTGGACCGGCTCAAGCAGTCCCGCACGAACATCGAGTTCCTGATGCAGATCGCGAAGTCCACTCCGGGCGAGTGA